Proteins encoded by one window of Fusarium graminearum PH-1 chromosome 1, whole genome shotgun sequence:
- a CDS encoding pyruvate decarboxylase, protein MSPFTVGDYLAERIAQIDIRHHFIVPGDYNLILLDKLGGHPSLTEIGCTNELNCSLAAEGYARGHGVSVCIVTYSVGAFSAFNGIGSAYAENLPVILISGSPNTNDVSQHILHHTLGIYDTTYQLEMAKKITCCAVRIRQAAHAPELIDRAIRAALTQRKPVYIEVPTNLAGETCPRPGPISSVISAVPSDRHSLDVAVTKTAEYIGSKQKCVVLVGPKVRRAMAQDALRQFVEAIGSAVVLQPAAKGTFPEDHAQFCGIFWGQVSTLAADTIVNWADLIICIGAIFTDYSTVGWTALPSVPQLFVDLESVTVASKIYCSRVQMSEFLSRLAETVCWNDNTMVEYNRLRPDPTLGEPSCGPERLTRKEITRQTQALISLNPQTVIFADTGDSWFNGLKLNLPFGADFEIEMQWGHIGWSIPASFGYALAKPHKRIVVMVGDGAFQMTAQEVSQMVRFRVPIIILLMNNKGYTIEVEIHDGSYNCVQNWDYARLVQAFSTENGNGHALGLEARTAEELSNSLERAIVHTNGPTLIDCSLHRDDCSRELITWGHFVAAANARMPKKE, encoded by the coding sequence ATGTCGCCTTTCACTGTGGGCGATTACCTCGCAGAGAGGATCGCTCAAATCGATATCCGTCATCATTTTATTGTTCCAGGAGACTACAACCTTATCCTCCTTGACAAACTTGGAGGGCATCCATCATTGACTGAGATCGGGTGCACAAATGAGCTCAACTGCTCCCTCGCCGCCGAGGGCTATGCCCGTGGGCATGGAGTTAGTGTTTGTATCGTTACCTACAGTGTCGGTGCTTTCTCAGCCTTCAACGGCATAGGCAGTGCATATGCTGAGAATCTCCCTGTCATACTCATCAGTGGATCTCCCAATACCAACGATGTGAGCCAGCATATACTGCATCACACTCTGGGGATTTATGACACGACATATCAGCTTGAGATGGCTAAAAAGATCACTTGCTGTGCTGTGCGCATTCGTCAAGCTGCTCATGCTCCTGAGCTCATTGACCGTGCTATTCGGGCTGCTCTCACCCAACGGAAGCCAGTCTACATTGAGGTACCGACCAACTTGGCTGGCGAAACGTGTCCCCGTCCTGGGCCCATCAGTTCTGTAATCTCAGCAGTACCAAGTGATCGGCACTCccttgatgttgctgtcacCAAGACAGCCGAGTATATCGGCTCCAAACAAAagtgtgttgttcttgtgggGCCCAAAGTCCGAAGGGCCATGGCACAAGATGCCCTGCGCCAATTTGTAGAGGCGATTGGCTCTGCTGTCGTTCTCCAGCCAGCTGCAAAAGGTACCTTTCCCGAGGATCACGCTCAATTTTGTGGTATCTTTTGGGGTCAGGTCAGCAcgcttgctgctgatacCATCGTCAACTGGGCAGACCTGATCATATGTATCGGTGCCATCTTTACCGACTACAGCACCGTTGGATGGACAGCCCTACCCAGTGTTCCCCAACTGTTTGTGGACCTGGAAAGTGTGACTGTGGCGTCAAAAATCTACTGCAGCCGTGTTCAGATGAGTGAGTTCCTGTCCAGGCTTGCAGAAACGGTGTGTTGGAACGACAATACTATGGTCGAGTACAATCGACTCCGCCCCGATCCAACCTTGGGAGAGCCTTCTTGCGGTCCTGAACGATTGACGAGAAAGGAGATTACTCGACAGACACAGGCTTTGATAAGCCTCAACCCTCAAACAGTCATATTTGCTGACACTGGGGATTCGTGGTTCAATGGCCTAAAGCTCAACCTTCCATTTGGGGCTGACTTTGAAATTGAAATGCAGTGGGGTCATATTGGATGGTCTATCCCGGCCTCGTTCGGCTACGCCCTTGCAAAGCCTCACAAGAGGATCGTCGTCATGGTAGGCGACGGTGCGTTTCAGATGACAGCTCAGGAGGTATCTCAAATGGTACGCTTCCGGGTGCCCATCATCATACTCCTTATGAATAACAAAGGCTACACTATTGAGGTAGAGATTCACGATGGATCTTACAACTGCGTCCAGAATTGGGACTATGCTCGTTTGGTCCAGGCATTTAGCACTGAGAATGGAAATGGACATGCGCTTGGTCTAGAGGCTCGTACCGCTGAGGAGCTTTCCAATAGTCTCGAACGGGCTATAGTGCACACAAATGGGCCGACGCTCATTGACTGCAGCCTTCATCGGGATGACTGCAGTAGAGAGCTGATTACCTGGGGACATTTTGTGGCGGCTGCCAATGCGCGAATGCCGAAGAAGGAATGA
- a CDS encoding benzoate 4-monooxygenase: MAIVDLLFTWWSLPIAAGLVAASYLYSYFITYGHLRDIPAPFPAQFSNLWLLYVCRRGERYRVVDQIHKELGPVVRIQPNHTSIADAEAIATIYGHGNGLFNTRDRAEHTRKRKLISHVFSAKSISQFEPYIHANLELFVKQLDKLVASGQMAKNGKREALMDCLPWFNYLAFDVIGDLAFGVPFGMLASGADVAEVRDTPDSPPIYASAIEILNRRGEVSATLGCFPQLKPYAQYLPDPFFSNGLNAVKNLAGIAIARVKNRLDNPPSIERMDLLARLMEGRDEKGEPLGREELTAEALTQLIAGSDTTSNSSCALLYHVTRTPGVLEKLQSELDNAIPSEVSVPTYDMVRDLPYLANVINETLRYHSTSGIGLPRQIPPNSPGVTIKDHFFPPGSILSVPTYTLHHSKEIWGADADDFRPERWENPTELQKTAFNPFSHGPRACVGRNVAEMEMKLIAATWARRYVPELRQGVMETREGFLRKPLGLDIALMMRE, from the exons atggcaatcGTCGACCTCCTCTTCACCTGGTGGTCTCTACCCATCGCCGCAGGACTCGTTGCTGCTTCATATCTCTACTCATATTTCATAACGTACGGCCATCTTCGCGACATCCCCGCGCCTTTCCCCGCGCAATTCTCAAATCTATGGCTTCTCTACGTCTGTCGACGCGGCGAGCGATATCGCGTCGTGGATCAGATTCACAAGGAGCTTGGCCCTGTTGTTCGCATTCAGCCGAATCATACTTCCATCGCTGATGCGGAAGCTATCGCGACAATCTATGGCCATGGAAATG GTCTCTTCAACACCCGCGATCGGGCAGAGCACACGCGTAAGCGCAAGCTCATCTCGCACGTCTTCTCAGCAAAGTCCATTAGTCAATTCGAACCCTACATTCACGCCAATCTTGAGCTCTTCGTCAAGcagctcgacaagctcgTCGCTTCCGGtcagatggccaagaacgGTAAGCGAGAAGCTCTCATGGATTGTCTTCCATGGTTCAACTACCTTGCCTTTGATGTCATCGGCGATCTCGCATTCGGTGTACCCTTCGGAATGCTCGCTAGCGGCGCTGATGTAGCTGAAGTGAGAGACACACCCGACAGCCCGCCGATTTATGCTTCTGCTATCGAGATTCTCAATAGAAGAGGTGAAGTCAGTGCCACGCTGGGATGTTTTCCTCAGTTGAAGCCGTATGCTCAATATTTACCTGATCCGTTTTTCAGCAATGGATTAAACGCTGTCAAGAACCTTGCTGGAATTGCCATCGCGCGCGTCAAGAACAGACTCGATAATCCACCATCGATTGAGCGAATGGATCTCCTCGCCAGATTgatggaaggaagagatgaaaaGGGCGAGCCGCTGGGCCGCGAGGAATTGACCGCCGAAGCCTTGACGCAGCTCATCGCCGGTAGTGATACGACATCCAATTCGTCATGCGCTCTACTCTACCATGTCACCCGAACACCTGGCGTTCTTGAGAAATTGCAATCTGAACTTGACAACGCGATCCCATCCGAAGTGTCAGTTCCCACGTACGACATGGTTCGTGATCTTCCCTACCTAGCCAACGTCATCAACGAAACCCTTCGCTACCATTCAACATCCGGCATCGGCCTCCCACGTCAAATCCCACCCAACTCACCCGGCGTTACCATCAAAGATCACTTCTTCCCACCAGGTAGTATCCTCAGCGTCCCAACGTACACACTGCACCACTCCAAAGAAATCTGGGGTGCTGATGCAGACGATTTTAGACCAGAGCGCTGGGAGAATCCTACGGAGTTACAAAAAACGGCGTTCAATCCATTTAGTCACGGACCTCGGGCTTGTGTGGGAAGAAATGTGGCTGAGATGGAAATGAAGCTGATTGCGGCGACGTGGGCGAGGAGATATGTGCCTGAGTTGAGGCAGGGAGTCATGGAGACGAGAGAAGGGTTCTTGAGAAAGCCGCTTGGGTTGGATATTgctctgatgatgagggaGTAg